GCAGAGCTTCAGCTTCCACTGTCGGCAGGCTTTGGGGGAAGGTGGAAATGGACTGCGGGCACGGTTATCTCTGTTCTTACGGCGCGGGGTTTTCCTAAACTGCCCAGCTCGCCGTATATTCCTCCAAACCTCAATCGCATCCTTGACCTAGATCGATCACCGCATCGGTTTTAACGCCACATCCCTCTTTCTTGTTGCCGGGGTCAATACCTACCGCTATTGGTTGTAACTTTCTATCCCACGGGGCTGCATTCAGCCGCACGCAGAAAACCCCGTGCTTCCAAAAAGGCGTTGCCTTACCTTCTCTAACCCAACGCCTGGTGCGACTCGGTTTAGAGGGAGGCATTCCCGGTATCATTTCCCCTGCCACGAGAAATCCGTTTAACTTTCTGTCTAGTCAACTGTTTTATCTTGATTAATCCGCTTAGCTTGCGGCTTACTTAAGCCCCGTCCTTTAGGAAGGGGTGGTTGACTATCTATAATTTATAAATTGTGGAAATCCACACTTCTATAACAATAGCTTATTTTTTATATTAGTAAATGAAGACAAAAAATACTGTAATTAAGAACAAAGACTAGCAAGGCAAGCTTATAGAGAGAAGTGATGGTTTTTTACTACCTAGCCTGGGACGCCAATTCTTCTCACTGTGGAAATATAAAATATTAATTACTACGTCGGGACTCATTCATAAAGAAAATTGTCACATTTAAATTGAGTCCCAAAAAAACCGGTCCCAACTGAAATTTAGCGAGCAAGGAAATAAACATGTATCGTATGCACTGTGCGGAGATCTGGGGTGGTACCAGAGCCACCAACGAAGACTTATCGACTCGCGCCCTAACCGCTAGTCTCTACTCAAATGCGTCTGAGGGGTGCAAAGGCGGCGATATCTATTACTTTAGTGTCTGCGAAGCGGATATGCTTACCCGTATCGCCATAGCCGATGTAGTCGGACATGGTCCAGATGTTAATCGAATCGGCCGGTGGCTTTACGACGCGCTGGCGGCGCAGGTAAACAGTCATGAAGTTGGCGACGTCCTTGCCAGACTGAATCGGCAGGTAGTTACCGAATGTGGACTTAAGGCAATGACCACGGCGGCAGTTGCTGGTTTCTGTTTCGCCGATACTCAACTTTACATTTCCTATGCTGGACACCCGCCATTGCTGCTTTGGCGGCAGGATGATCAGTGCTGGCGGCCCATCGAGTTGAAGGCGCGCTTGGAAGCAACTAACCTGCCATTAGGGGTGATGAAAGGCATACCCTATGATCAGGAGCAAATCCGGCTCGTCTCCGGGGATCGCCTGTTTCTGTATACGGATGGACTCATTGAGGCCCCAGACGCGCAGGGCCAGCTATTTGGTGAAGAGCGGCTGCGGGCCATCCTTGGGCAGGTTGGCAACGAGAGTTTGCTTCACTTAAAACAAGCCGTTCTGAGGGCTATCCATGAGCATACGGGCGGGATTCTAACCCATGATGATATGACCCTCATAGCAATAGAGATTAATTAACTGCCTAGTGCTTAATGGTATGGGGCTGGTAAGCTAGGGAGGGAGAGATTAAGGTACGGATGCACTTATTTTTAAGCCCCCTAAATACAGGAGAAAGTAGCCAATGACACCGGTTTCAGCCGAAAATAATTTTGACGTACTGGTAGTGGGAGGGGGCACGGCCGGCACCAACGCAGCCCGAGCTGCTTGCAATGCGGGAGCCTCTAGGGTGGGAGTGGTGTATATTCCCGAAATGTTTAACACCTGTGTGCAGGAAGGTTGCATGCCTTCGAAAAGCGTGCTGGCTTCATCCGCCCAGGGATACTCCTTTTTGGAAGCCATATACCGTAAAGATGTGCATCTTAACCGCCTTGCCCGCGCTCTTAAAGGAAAAATGCAAAGAGCGCCCTATACCCTCATTGAAGGAGAGGCGCGGTTTTTGCCAGGAAAAGAAGGAGTAGAAGTCACCCAAGGTAAGAAAACACGCCGCCTATGGGCTAAAAACTATGTTATCGCTACCGGTTCCCATGCTTGGATTCCCCCCATAAAAGGACTTGAGGGTTTACCTGCCGGGCGCATGCTCGTCAGTGACGATATTGTGGGCATTCAAACTCTTCTTGGCGAAGCGCCTAAACGGTTACTGGTACTGGGTGGTGGCCCCATTGGCCTGGAGTTGGCCACCTTTTTTGCACGGTTAGGAACAGAAGTGCTTATCCTTGATACCGCCGGTCTTTTGGGGCACTTTGATTCCGAGTTTGGCGAAGCACGGCTTCGCGCCCTGAAAACCACGCCTCACATGAACAGTTTGGTACCTGGAGAACTCCAATCGGTAGCCGACACCGCAAACGGGCTATTATGCCATATTGTCCATCAAGGCAACCTGCTTGAACGCTATGCCGACAAGCTATTAATTGCTACTGGACGGAGACCGAATATTGAGGCGCTAGCCCTAGAAAATGCCGAGGTGCAGGTAGAGGGCTCCACCATCCAGCATAATGAATACCTCCAGACCAGCAATCCTCATATCTATATTGCGGGCGATGCGATCAACCATCACCAAATATTGCATTACGCGG
This sequence is a window from Nitrosococcus oceani ATCC 19707. Protein-coding genes within it:
- a CDS encoding RRXRR domain-containing protein; its protein translation is MPPSKPSRTRRWVREGKATPFWKHGVFCVRLNAAPWDRKLQPIAVGIDPGNKKEGCGVKTDAVIDLGQGCD
- a CDS encoding PP2C family protein-serine/threonine phosphatase, whose protein sequence is MYRMHCAEIWGGTRATNEDLSTRALTASLYSNASEGCKGGDIYYFSVCEADMLTRIAIADVVGHGPDVNRIGRWLYDALAAQVNSHEVGDVLARLNRQVVTECGLKAMTTAAVAGFCFADTQLYISYAGHPPLLLWRQDDQCWRPIELKARLEATNLPLGVMKGIPYDQEQIRLVSGDRLFLYTDGLIEAPDAQGQLFGEERLRAILGQVGNESLLHLKQAVLRAIHEHTGGILTHDDMTLIAIEIN
- a CDS encoding dihydrolipoyl dehydrogenase family protein produces the protein MTPVSAENNFDVLVVGGGTAGTNAARAACNAGASRVGVVYIPEMFNTCVQEGCMPSKSVLASSAQGYSFLEAIYRKDVHLNRLARALKGKMQRAPYTLIEGEARFLPGKEGVEVTQGKKTRRLWAKNYVIATGSHAWIPPIKGLEGLPAGRMLVSDDIVGIQTLLGEAPKRLLVLGGGPIGLELATFFARLGTEVLILDTAGLLGHFDSEFGEARLRALKTTPHMNSLVPGELQSVADTANGLLCHIVHQGNLLERYADKLLIATGRRPNIEALALENAEVQVEGSTIQHNEYLQTSNPHIYIAGDAINHHQILHYAAEMGQVAGANAAYGKPTAVMDYQKFSLAITFDEYPSALIGLTEREAKAQGYDVISATQDLSSLGMGILEDLPWGLWKLVADRRDGRVLGSQIFGPSSAPEIIQLLSPILYYQGTLRDIVRMTWYHPTYAELLRSLARRLCSENGIECPGA